A single window of Nitrospirae bacterium YQR-1 DNA harbors:
- a CDS encoding flagellar protein FlgN, giving the protein MKYVADIKKVLQGQLQGYRNLFTLMTRERECLVDFNEQAVEELSKEKDTLILKLRLLEDERLRLMKRLSSEIYSQSPQLKEHSTDSKKASSIDFNLAKLSALTGDEEFLEIRSNLRSLLQSLEELNSFNKVLIDRSLSYVKNNLNFLNTLGISKMKKDNTGMFLTKEA; this is encoded by the coding sequence GTGAAATATGTGGCAGACATAAAGAAGGTTCTGCAGGGCCAGTTGCAGGGCTATCGAAATCTCTTTACTCTTATGACCAGAGAGAGGGAATGCCTTGTTGATTTTAACGAGCAGGCTGTTGAAGAGCTCTCAAAGGAGAAAGATACACTAATTCTGAAGTTACGCCTCTTAGAAGACGAACGTTTAAGATTAATGAAACGGCTGAGCAGTGAAATTTATTCGCAGTCTCCACAGTTAAAGGAACATTCAACTGACAGTAAAAAAGCCTCCTCCATAGATTTTAATTTAGCAAAATTAAGCGCCTTAACCGGCGATGAGGAGTTCCTTGAGATACGCTCAAATTTAAGGTCATTACTTCAGAGCCTCGAGGAACTAAATAGTTTTAACAAAGTCCTGATAGACCGCTCCCTTAGTTATGTGAAAAACAACCTCAACTTTCTTAATACTTTAGGTATAAGCAAGATGAAGAAAGATAATACAGGGATGTTTTTGACAAAGGAGGCGTGA
- the flgM gene encoding flagellar biosynthesis anti-sigma factor FlgM, which translates to MKIYGNKPPETTEIGGGTRKTVKTSKEKDTTTGKATGDMVNISGGGRAIEEIRNTLTGLPETRDERVAAVSSAIKDGTYKVSPENIASKMLQEMM; encoded by the coding sequence ATGAAAATATATGGCAATAAACCACCCGAGACAACAGAGATAGGCGGCGGCACCAGAAAGACCGTCAAAACGTCAAAGGAAAAGGACACTACAACAGGTAAGGCCACCGGTGATATGGTCAATATTTCCGGAGGTGGAAGGGCGATAGAGGAAATCAGGAACACCTTAACCGGCCTGCCGGAGACCCGTGACGAGAGGGTTGCGGCGGTAAGCTCCGCTATAAAAGACGGCACTTATAAGGTATCTCCTGAAAACATAGCATCCAAGATGCTTCAGGAAATGATGTGA
- a CDS encoding rod-binding protein, which translates to MPVNEIDSYKGLQSLKGKKDEKSVKTVAREMEALFIEQMLKAMRKTTQPMFGKGLGGDVFMGMFDTELSREFAQRGLGLQDMITKQLNRRNENQGKNYIKDEDGLKKNTKNADIVVTESEDSIN; encoded by the coding sequence ATGCCGGTAAATGAGATTGATTCATATAAAGGCTTGCAAAGCCTCAAAGGGAAAAAGGATGAAAAGTCCGTAAAAACTGTTGCGCGTGAAATGGAGGCTCTTTTTATAGAGCAAATGCTGAAGGCTATGAGAAAGACTACACAACCAATGTTTGGAAAAGGCCTGGGGGGCGATGTTTTTATGGGAATGTTTGACACTGAACTCTCACGTGAGTTTGCCCAAAGAGGGCTCGGTTTACAGGATATGATTACCAAACAATTAAACAGGCGGAACGAAAATCAGGGGAAAAATTACATAAAAGATGAGGATGGTTTAAAGAAAAATACTAAAAATGCCGATATAGTAGTAACAGAATCAGAGGACTCGATAAATTAA
- a CDS encoding flagellar basal body P-ring protein FlgI — MKYLNKICLSWKKVGTVIVPALLTILFTVAAHAERIKDISTLKGVRENQLVGYGLVVGLNGTGDKKGPMLQSISNMLSRMGISLSSKDVSAKNVAAVMVTAALPAFPKVGMKVDANVSTIGDAKSLQGGTLVMTPLQGPDNKVYALAQGSVTIGGFAAAAPQGGAAVTKNFPTVGTVSSGATVEKEFGFDLAAAEDISFNLKSSDFTTASNIRDAINGFLGGNFATTPDPTSVKVKIPPKYNGKVVELVNKLEALDVNIDKRAKVIVNERTGTIVIGENVKLHPVAIAHGDLTIEVKMPMPQEPGSVVQPAAAIEVKDKNVSLTKVTGSNLNEIVAALNKLGVTPRDLIAILQSLKASGSLTADLEII, encoded by the coding sequence ATGAAATATTTAAATAAAATATGCTTAAGCTGGAAAAAGGTTGGCACGGTGATTGTGCCGGCATTGTTGACGATTCTTTTTACCGTGGCAGCCCATGCCGAACGAATTAAAGATATATCCACACTTAAAGGAGTAAGGGAAAACCAATTGGTCGGCTATGGCCTCGTTGTGGGTTTAAACGGTACCGGAGATAAAAAGGGCCCCATGCTCCAAAGCATATCTAACATGCTCTCACGCATGGGAATTTCATTAAGCTCAAAAGACGTCAGCGCTAAGAATGTGGCTGCCGTAATGGTAACGGCAGCACTGCCGGCATTTCCTAAGGTAGGTATGAAAGTAGATGCCAACGTATCAACCATAGGCGATGCAAAGAGCCTTCAGGGCGGCACTCTTGTTATGACCCCCCTTCAAGGCCCTGACAATAAGGTCTATGCTCTTGCCCAGGGCAGTGTAACAATCGGCGGTTTTGCTGCTGCCGCACCCCAGGGCGGCGCTGCTGTAACTAAAAATTTTCCCACCGTAGGCACTGTCTCAAGCGGTGCCACTGTTGAAAAAGAATTTGGTTTCGATTTGGCCGCCGCCGAGGATATTTCTTTTAATTTGAAAAGTTCCGATTTCACAACGGCATCAAACATCAGGGACGCTATAAACGGTTTTCTTGGCGGTAATTTTGCCACCACCCCTGACCCAACCTCGGTTAAAGTTAAAATTCCGCCTAAGTACAACGGTAAAGTTGTAGAGCTTGTAAATAAACTCGAGGCCCTTGACGTTAATATTGACAAAAGAGCGAAAGTTATTGTGAATGAACGTACCGGTACAATTGTAATAGGTGAAAATGTTAAACTACACCCCGTGGCAATAGCCCACGGTGATTTAACTATAGAGGTGAAGATGCCTATGCCGCAGGAGCCGGGTTCGGTGGTGCAGCCGGCGGCGGCAATAGAGGTTAAGGATAAAAACGTATCACTTACGAAAGTTACCGGCTCTAATCTCAACGAGATAGTGGCCGCTTTGAATAAACTTGGCGTGACGCCGCGTGACCTCATAGCCATACTGCAGTCGTTGAAAGCATCCGGTTCTCTTACGGCGGATTTGGAGATAATATAA
- a CDS encoding flagellar basal body L-ring protein FlgH, whose amino-acid sequence MKKALILTLAVFSVLTVYGCGTPASKLPAQSSKYYYGGDSERRPENGSLFTDTASLYEDKKARRLNDLVTINITESVKANNKEETTGTKSSSVNDGITGLFNVSAASLGLSNGSASSNQLKGSAKNSFSGKGETKQEAKLVATITAKVIEMLPNGNLVIDSRKEVTINYETQILVLQGIIRPDDVDSSNSVSSSKVADARLYLVGDGYLQELQSPGWLVRLWDKISPL is encoded by the coding sequence ATGAAAAAAGCATTGATACTGACATTAGCAGTTTTTTCAGTTTTAACAGTATATGGCTGTGGGACACCGGCAAGTAAACTCCCCGCTCAGTCGTCAAAGTACTACTATGGAGGAGATTCTGAAAGACGTCCGGAAAACGGTTCTCTGTTTACTGACACAGCAAGCCTCTATGAGGATAAAAAAGCCAGACGGCTTAACGATCTGGTGACAATAAATATTACAGAAAGCGTAAAGGCTAATAATAAAGAGGAAACAACCGGAACTAAAAGCTCCTCGGTAAATGATGGCATAACAGGTCTTTTTAATGTCTCGGCCGCCTCCCTTGGCCTCTCAAACGGAAGCGCCTCTTCCAATCAGCTTAAAGGCTCGGCAAAGAACAGTTTCAGCGGCAAAGGCGAGACCAAACAGGAGGCTAAACTCGTTGCCACTATAACAGCCAAGGTCATTGAGATGCTTCCTAACGGCAATCTCGTGATTGATTCAAGAAAAGAGGTTACCATTAATTATGAGACACAAATACTGGTACTTCAGGGTATAATAAGGCCCGATGATGTTGACTCATCAAATAGTGTTTCAAGCTCTAAGGTGGCCGACGCAAGGTTGTATCTTGTAGGGGACGGCTACTTACAGGAGCTGCAATCACCGGGTTGGCTTGTAAGACTGTGGGATAAGATTTCACCTTTATAA
- the flgA gene encoding flagellar basal body P-ring formation chaperone FlgA, producing MTATIFLTMLMAVWSPEEAVRTYVTEVYPWPDVSVNAVNPAAEYPEMPPVEVSFYKGSIPGRAVFTMRFSAGETYYYETDVEARDWVVFNKRPLKKGTILTYEDITKSLYSVRRIPSGAITDEALCIGKMVNHTIPANRPLTVALVETAPVVIKGREVVMTVKGDEYKITMRGIAKDDGTAGQYIRVVNPKSKKIIFGKVIDSRTVIVDN from the coding sequence ATGACGGCAACTATTTTTTTAACAATGCTTATGGCTGTATGGAGCCCCGAGGAGGCAGTGAGAACATATGTCACGGAGGTCTATCCGTGGCCTGATGTATCGGTAAACGCTGTTAATCCGGCAGCGGAGTATCCTGAAATGCCCCCTGTGGAAGTCAGTTTTTATAAAGGCTCTATCCCGGGCAGGGCTGTGTTTACCATGAGGTTTTCCGCCGGTGAAACCTACTACTATGAGACGGACGTTGAGGCACGGGATTGGGTTGTCTTTAATAAGAGACCCCTGAAAAAAGGTACAATACTCACTTATGAGGATATTACCAAAAGCCTTTACAGCGTAAGAAGAATTCCCTCAGGTGCTATAACTGATGAGGCACTATGTATCGGGAAAATGGTTAATCACACAATACCAGCCAACCGGCCCCTTACGGTTGCACTTGTTGAAACAGCCCCTGTTGTGATAAAAGGCCGTGAGGTTGTTATGACGGTTAAAGGCGATGAGTATAAGATAACTATGAGAGGAATAGCCAAAGATGACGGCACTGCCGGGCAATATATCAGGGTGGTAAACCCCAAATCGAAAAAAATAATCTTCGGCAAAGTCATTGACAGCCGCACTGTGATTGTGGATAACTAA
- the flgG gene encoding flagellar basal-body rod protein FlgG, with product MQRSLFIAATGMTAQQTNINVISNNLANVNTYGYKQGRAEFQDLMYQAIISPGAQTAEGMVSPTGEQIGLGVRPAAVGKIFKQGDFINTGNEMDLAIEGQGFFQILMPDGTIAYTRSGAFKLNQDGNIVNDSGYPLEPAITVPNDTVSFSVSTDGIVSVLQNTQTSYTQLGQIELARFVNPSGLKALGKNLFQQTDASGAETLGTATQDGFGSIAQGFLETSNVSVVDEMVNMIVAQRAYEFNSKAIQTSDEMLQTANNLKR from the coding sequence ATGCAAAGATCACTTTTTATAGCGGCAACCGGGATGACGGCACAGCAGACCAATATTAATGTTATATCAAATAATCTGGCTAACGTAAACACTTATGGTTATAAGCAAGGAAGGGCGGAGTTTCAGGATTTAATGTATCAGGCTATTATAAGCCCGGGAGCTCAGACGGCCGAGGGCATGGTATCCCCTACAGGCGAACAGATAGGCCTTGGCGTAAGGCCGGCGGCTGTTGGAAAAATATTTAAACAAGGTGACTTTATAAATACAGGTAATGAAATGGACCTCGCTATCGAGGGTCAGGGCTTCTTTCAGATTTTAATGCCCGACGGTACAATTGCATATACCCGTTCAGGTGCTTTTAAATTAAATCAGGACGGCAACATTGTCAACGATTCAGGGTATCCCCTTGAGCCTGCCATAACGGTACCTAATGACACTGTATCTTTTAGCGTCAGCACAGACGGCATTGTGTCGGTGCTTCAAAACACTCAGACCAGCTATACCCAGCTTGGACAGATTGAGCTTGCCAGATTTGTCAATCCCTCAGGGCTGAAGGCTTTAGGTAAAAACCTTTTTCAGCAAACCGACGCCTCAGGGGCTGAAACCCTGGGGACTGCCACACAAGACGGTTTCGGCTCCATAGCCCAGGGATTTTTAGAGACCAGCAATGTCAGTGTTGTCGATGAAATGGTTAACATGATAGTGGCACAGAGAGCGTATGAGTTTAACTCCAAAGCCATACAAACGTCTGATGAAATGCTCCAGACTGCTAATAATCTCAAGAGGTAA
- the flgF gene encoding flagellar basal-body rod protein FlgF has translation MYKGIYIAASGAVSKMKELELVSNNIANSNTYGYKLDRMGFRDFLLTELNEMQQYNDGRDMTYHSGIYTDRTMGGLIHTGNQLDVAINGTGYFVLDGNKYTRNGNFKVNSEGFLVNDDGRLVQGTNGPIEIPNGDVNVSSNGNISVNGVFMDRLQIVDFADPKTVYKQGDSTFASQEEAFQSNSTVEQGHLETSNVNIVREMVNMIELYREYESHQKIMQAFDEATSKVTNDMARL, from the coding sequence ATGTACAAAGGAATATACATAGCTGCATCCGGTGCAGTGTCAAAGATGAAAGAGCTGGAACTTGTTTCCAACAACATAGCCAACTCCAACACCTATGGTTATAAACTTGACAGAATGGGTTTCAGAGATTTTCTGCTTACTGAGCTAAACGAAATGCAACAATACAACGACGGCAGAGATATGACTTACCACTCCGGCATATACACAGACCGCACAATGGGCGGCCTGATTCATACCGGTAATCAACTTGATGTGGCTATAAACGGTACCGGATATTTTGTTTTAGACGGCAATAAATACACAAGAAACGGTAATTTTAAGGTTAACTCGGAAGGATTCCTTGTAAATGACGACGGAAGGCTTGTGCAGGGAACTAACGGGCCTATTGAAATCCCAAATGGAGATGTTAACGTCAGCAGCAACGGTAATATCTCAGTAAACGGCGTGTTTATGGACAGACTTCAGATTGTTGATTTTGCCGACCCCAAGACGGTCTATAAACAGGGGGATAGCACTTTTGCCTCTCAAGAGGAGGCCTTTCAATCAAATTCAACTGTGGAGCAGGGGCATCTGGAGACCTCTAATGTCAACATTGTAAGGGAAATGGTCAACATGATTGAGCTCTACAGAGAGTATGAATCACACCAGAAGATTATGCAAGCTTTCGATGAGGCCACAAGTAAGGTAACTAACGACATGGCAAGGCTATAA
- a CDS encoding helix-turn-helix domain-containing protein, giving the protein MDKQVFSAKVPAEKITADDIRAEMVRFEKLIDSAFKRLNRQVEILEAIEASVELKIANLERLMQMNDCISSQSNDGNRRYEVIALARRGLKIDEIADILGITKGEVDLILNLEF; this is encoded by the coding sequence ATGGATAAGCAAGTGTTTAGTGCAAAGGTGCCGGCTGAGAAAATAACGGCCGACGACATCAGGGCCGAAATGGTAAGGTTTGAGAAACTTATTGACAGTGCCTTTAAGAGACTCAACAGACAGGTGGAAATTCTTGAGGCGATAGAGGCCTCGGTTGAGTTAAAAATCGCCAATCTTGAACGGCTTATGCAAATGAACGATTGTATCAGCAGCCAGTCAAATGACGGTAACCGCCGCTACGAGGTCATAGCTCTGGCACGCAGGGGACTTAAGATTGACGAAATAGCCGACATCCTCGGCATCACAAAAGGTGAGGTTGACCTTATCCTCAACCTCGAGTTTTGA
- a CDS encoding class I SAM-dependent methyltransferase yields the protein MQVELYNLLTKKRGINFALRVGNKLGNQQQEDKMGLQQSFLKLIIRSKKKYGLAGPVLTLGNQDIYADEHDLMRWLRTEDVAFTNPQTIRRYSGTSIVLRNPKARDFIHASTFFEFLGISESDYYDVDKYDFDKPKILHDLEEPFPESFRGRFNLIIDAGTLEHIFDIKSVLVNIVSAAKPGALVLHFTPADNFLNHGFYQLSPTLFHDFYTLNGFEVLESYIVEAHKRFFRFYLYDHAADYTDMFFKSYSQLFNCVILKKLRDVEKISSPMQLKYKALKENPEALMSNVDHTMTNRRAAMKSFDL from the coding sequence TTGCAGGTTGAGTTATATAATTTATTAACTAAAAAGCGGGGAATTAATTTTGCTCTTAGGGTGGGAAATAAACTTGGCAATCAACAGCAGGAGGATAAGATGGGACTTCAGCAGAGCTTTTTAAAACTGATAATCCGTAGCAAAAAGAAATATGGCCTTGCCGGGCCGGTCTTAACTCTGGGTAATCAGGATATTTACGCTGACGAGCATGACCTTATGCGGTGGCTTAGGACGGAGGACGTAGCTTTTACAAATCCTCAAACAATTCGCCGCTACAGCGGCACATCTATTGTGTTGAGAAATCCTAAAGCGCGTGACTTTATCCATGCGAGTACGTTTTTTGAGTTTCTGGGAATATCAGAAAGTGACTATTACGATGTTGATAAGTATGATTTTGATAAACCTAAGATACTCCATGACCTTGAGGAACCCTTCCCCGAGAGCTTCCGCGGCAGGTTCAATCTCATCATAGATGCCGGCACTCTCGAGCATATTTTTGATATAAAATCAGTTCTTGTAAACATAGTTTCAGCGGCAAAACCCGGCGCACTGGTATTGCATTTCACACCTGCCGATAATTTTTTAAATCATGGTTTTTACCAGTTAAGCCCGACTTTGTTTCATGACTTCTACACTTTAAACGGCTTTGAGGTGTTGGAGTCCTATATAGTTGAGGCTCACAAGAGGTTTTTCAGATTTTATCTCTACGACCACGCAGCAGACTATACCGATATGTTTTTTAAAAGCTACAGCCAGTTGTTCAACTGTGTGATTTTAAAAAAACTACGTGATGTTGAAAAAATCAGCTCACCAATGCAATTAAAGTACAAAGCACTTAAAGAAAACCCTGAGGCGCTTATGTCAAACGTTGACCACACAATGACAAACAGAAGAGCCGCCATGAAGTCTTTCGATCTGTAG
- a CDS encoding DUF58 domain-containing protein has translation MAVSGAFGRKNIFKLQVELGFPDEMYAKRDFTLRVNLINHKAYLPASLVKVKIEGNEIMFPYVGPKSGDQKTLNMQFPKRGPLTIDSVEVSSVFPFNLFTRYRQLEIKTEIIIYPEPQKCTISAVSEKTRLSKGESSSDRAGYDSDIISVRDYIPGDPQKYIHWKATARTGALKTKELSSLTFEPVVLDFELLPAALPPEAKISCITWLVIELSKKNTPVGLKTKGKFFKPDTSNTSKRAMLNYLALMPASV, from the coding sequence ATGGCTGTATCCGGTGCATTTGGCAGAAAGAACATCTTTAAACTTCAGGTTGAACTGGGATTTCCCGATGAGATGTATGCTAAGAGGGACTTTACATTGCGTGTTAACTTAATCAATCATAAGGCATATCTGCCAGCCTCGCTTGTGAAAGTTAAAATTGAGGGCAATGAAATCATGTTTCCTTATGTGGGGCCGAAGTCAGGAGATCAAAAAACCCTGAATATGCAGTTTCCCAAAAGGGGACCTCTTACCATTGACTCTGTGGAGGTTTCATCGGTATTTCCATTTAATCTGTTTACCAGATACAGACAGCTGGAAATTAAAACGGAAATTATCATATACCCGGAGCCTCAAAAGTGTACAATTTCTGCGGTAAGCGAAAAAACAAGATTGTCCAAAGGTGAGAGTTCATCAGACAGAGCCGGCTATGATTCGGATATCATATCGGTTCGGGATTATATACCAGGGGATCCACAGAAATACATTCACTGGAAGGCAACGGCACGCACAGGGGCGCTTAAGACCAAAGAGCTGTCATCCTTAACTTTTGAGCCGGTTGTGCTTGATTTTGAGCTCCTCCCTGCTGCTTTACCGCCGGAAGCTAAAATATCCTGTATTACATGGTTGGTAATTGAGCTATCTAAAAAGAACACGCCCGTGGGGCTTAAAACCAAAGGTAAGTTCTTTAAGCCAGATACCTCAAATACATCAAAACGGGCTATGCTCAATTACCTTGCCCTTATGCCGGCATCAGTGTAG
- a CDS encoding MoxR family ATPase gives MPEIKNEIIAGILRELSKYLQGKEKALKLSLIAFFSRGHLLIEDLPGLGKTTLAIAIAQALGLSFGRIQCTSDLLPTDITGLSIFKQGKSEFEFRKGPIFSNIVLVDEINRATPKTQSALLEAMGEKQVTIEETTYKLARPFFVIATQNPIEHYGTFPLPESQLDRFMMKTGIGYPHRAAEMDIMRGGSRREALYSIKPFLNTGECIKIQDSIRKDVYISEKVLEYSINIIEATRTSKYLIAGVSTRGALALANTARANAYFNGRDYVIPEDIKELAEFTIPHRVLFKEEPDSVSKREIIRSLLEKIPAPL, from the coding sequence ATGCCGGAAATTAAAAACGAAATCATTGCCGGGATTTTAAGGGAACTTTCAAAGTATCTACAGGGTAAGGAAAAGGCTTTGAAGCTTTCTCTGATAGCTTTTTTCTCGCGTGGACATCTGCTGATAGAGGATCTGCCGGGGCTCGGTAAGACCACATTGGCTATCGCAATAGCACAGGCTCTCGGCCTGTCATTTGGCAGGATTCAGTGTACAAGCGACCTTCTGCCTACAGACATAACAGGGCTTTCCATTTTCAAGCAGGGTAAGAGTGAGTTTGAATTCCGTAAGGGGCCTATTTTCAGCAACATCGTTTTGGTTGATGAGATAAACCGTGCTACCCCTAAGACCCAAAGCGCACTCCTTGAGGCTATGGGAGAGAAGCAGGTTACTATTGAGGAGACAACGTATAAGCTTGCCAGACCCTTTTTCGTTATAGCAACTCAAAATCCGATTGAACACTATGGGACGTTTCCACTGCCGGAGTCGCAACTGGACCGTTTTATGATGAAAACCGGCATAGGTTACCCTCACAGGGCTGCGGAGATGGATATCATGAGGGGAGGCAGCAGGCGGGAAGCCCTGTATTCGATAAAACCGTTTTTAAACACCGGGGAATGTATAAAAATCCAGGACAGCATACGTAAGGACGTCTATATCTCTGAGAAAGTTCTTGAGTATTCAATTAATATAATAGAGGCAACACGAACCAGCAAATACCTTATAGCCGGGGTATCCACCCGCGGGGCCCTTGCCCTTGCCAACACCGCCCGGGCAAACGCTTACTTTAACGGCAGGGACTATGTAATCCCCGAGGATATTAAAGAGCTGGCGGAGTTTACCATCCCCCACAGGGTACTTTTTAAAGAAGAACCCGACTCAGTGAGCAAAAGGGAGATAATAAGATCGCTTTTAGAGAAAATCCCCGCCCCTCTGTAA
- a CDS encoding TonB-dependent receptor, whose protein sequence is MLKCFEADIKRGLILFVFLLFYSAAVCQSSFAEQDNTTKDYISPYSVEKDPVMLRKIIEDNSTSAYDRELAGVLLKIALNPTQYNMSAVTDDNATISTPTRSRQFIKKTPYDYSILTQMDIETFHASTVEELLNYVTGFFVEHNGQNFGGPGLYHINNSLENQVLVLLDGVELNNLNSGVGITNSIPVEIIDKIEIIRGPASSVWGSSLGGVINIITKTRGRNFNKPDMTVKVLYGSNNIQDYNIEARGIIEKLRMHYYLDAGRQYGSSMTNNRALDKNTLFSKFSYNPDHTLKVNLHLFYTKTKDGFGDLKDFDLKGEGLQNNFLGKLSMDYKINSELQFSTSIYSLQLKNGQLNYVLGVEDPKTTGDLYLGYSAIEKTIGGDAKLVWQTSNHSVVFGTDIKNTMVKTDIDVGSILQSYGAAPFISADTTVTKYAVYLNDTISLGKASFIPGIRYDYNNINGYFVSPSIGFTYELDNMTLFRATTARGFTSPTLSGTSTGGLFLKPNPDLKPVEIYSYQAGIETTHIYYISFKTTAFYHDIRNSLKRVYFTDTDGSYTSTYRNEDTIRRKGFSVEMASVPIFKYFRINYNLTYVWDYLPSTNESTSSYDYNATLKFEKIGLLKALLAAHYIRWNKSFTYDAHYNDVILNLHLTKAIDLSDTVTTELYLSAYNMFNGEQYNSSAFYNPDRWFLGGIRFRF, encoded by the coding sequence ATGCTTAAATGTTTTGAAGCTGACATAAAAAGAGGGCTGATTTTGTTTGTCTTTTTACTTTTTTACTCCGCTGCCGTTTGCCAAAGCTCTTTTGCTGAGCAAGACAACACAACAAAAGATTATATATCACCATATAGTGTAGAGAAAGACCCTGTAATGCTTAGAAAAATCATTGAGGATAACTCTACAAGCGCCTATGACAGGGAGTTGGCCGGCGTATTGCTTAAAATTGCTCTTAATCCCACACAGTATAATATGTCTGCTGTGACTGACGACAACGCAACCATTTCAACCCCTACAAGGTCACGACAATTCATTAAAAAAACCCCTTATGATTACTCAATCTTAACACAAATGGATATTGAGACATTTCACGCCAGCACTGTTGAGGAACTCCTCAACTACGTCACGGGTTTTTTCGTGGAACATAACGGACAGAACTTCGGCGGCCCTGGCTTGTATCATATAAATAACTCATTAGAAAATCAGGTGTTGGTGCTCTTAGACGGTGTGGAATTAAATAATTTAAACAGCGGCGTTGGAATTACAAATTCCATTCCGGTTGAAATAATAGACAAAATAGAAATAATCAGGGGCCCGGCCTCATCAGTCTGGGGCTCTTCTTTAGGCGGTGTTATAAATATAATTACAAAAACCCGCGGTCGTAACTTCAATAAACCTGACATGACTGTAAAGGTACTCTATGGCAGTAATAATATTCAAGATTACAATATTGAGGCAAGGGGTATTATCGAGAAACTTAGAATGCATTATTACTTAGACGCTGGACGCCAATACGGCAGTAGCATGACAAATAATCGAGCTTTAGATAAAAACACTTTATTTTCCAAATTCAGTTATAACCCCGATCATACTTTGAAAGTTAATCTACACCTGTTTTATACAAAAACAAAAGATGGATTTGGAGATTTAAAAGATTTCGATTTAAAAGGTGAAGGTTTACAAAACAATTTTTTAGGTAAACTTTCCATGGATTATAAAATAAACTCTGAATTACAATTCTCCACATCTATATACTCTTTACAGCTTAAAAACGGCCAGTTAAACTATGTCTTGGGAGTTGAAGACCCAAAGACTACAGGGGATTTGTATCTGGGCTATTCTGCTATTGAAAAGACAATCGGCGGTGACGCTAAACTCGTATGGCAAACAAGCAATCATTCTGTTGTTTTTGGTACTGATATAAAAAACACAATGGTTAAGACTGATATAGATGTTGGAAGCATATTGCAATCCTATGGAGCAGCTCCATTTATTTCTGCAGATACAACAGTGACAAAATATGCAGTTTATCTTAACGATACCATCTCATTAGGAAAAGCAAGTTTTATTCCGGGAATAAGATATGACTATAACAACATAAACGGTTATTTTGTGAGTCCGAGCATAGGCTTTACTTACGAGCTTGATAACATGACATTATTCAGAGCCACTACTGCAAGGGGCTTTACCTCGCCCACTCTTTCCGGCACATCCACCGGTGGTTTGTTTCTAAAGCCAAACCCTGATTTAAAACCTGTTGAAATATACTCATATCAGGCAGGCATAGAAACAACACACATATATTACATCTCGTTTAAGACAACGGCTTTTTATCATGATATAAGAAATTCACTTAAAAGAGTATATTTTACAGACACAGACGGTTCATACACAAGCACTTACCGCAATGAGGACACTATCAGAAGAAAAGGTTTTTCTGTTGAGATGGCATCGGTACCTATATTCAAATACTTCAGAATTAACTACAATTTAACCTATGTCTGGGATTATCTGCCATCAACCAATGAATCAACATCGTCTTATGACTACAATGCTACGCTAAAGTTTGAAAAAATTGGATTACTTAAGGCCTTACTTGCCGCCCACTACATAAGATGGAACAAAAGCTTTACTTATGATGCCCACTACAATGACGTAATCTTAAATTTGCACCTAACTAAAGCAATAGACTTAAGCGATACTGTAACAACTGAACTATACCTGTCGGCGTACAACATGTTCAACGGAGAACAATATAATTCTTCTGCTTTTTATAATCCTGACAGGTGGTTTTTAGGCGGTATAAGGTTTAGATTTTAA